A single region of the Prevotella sp. HUN102 genome encodes:
- a CDS encoding DUF6850 family outer membrane beta-barrel protein, protein MNKILSYIIALGGAFVASAQCFAVSCDSTGVYRDFDFVRQQNVWLHQHNASGLTIYNRKSISTGEVGFQYGKGGLIDYYQSPRTFQVGANVESFYRLNKRTVVYGKMEYDNYTGKEMAGSAWIDPTRRPFDITEDSLTNIGKKHRDTYQLIGAFGIDLYKGFSLGARLDYTAANYAKYKDLRHKNSLLDMTVTVGLMAPVGNFMKIGANYYYHRNTESLKFSEYGKTERTYKSLINYGVFIGDIEQFSNSGLTDKNNEFPILDQSHGADVQLSFHFGSFSFFNNMLFAHRQGYYGKDSPYTIIFTRHHSNIYKYDGQLAWQQTRHLHQLNVSMEVENLVNEKQSYRSVTEETGTSYYEYYDPIKTANKLWANTRIAYSGYYNINGDLPTTTLQLGVDLMRRKQTAYYYPYFRRQELRSTEIFMQASHNFPIGKQLLTLSLGGSYLNGSGNLFEDGTFITPSDKQTGMNTMIPYLYREYDYLTASRYLLNGSVKYSFIIPKTTLHTYVLAQVNHRKAGKISEYTLGKDHTTLHFRVGCVF, encoded by the coding sequence TTGAATAAAATATTATCATATATCATAGCATTGGGTGGAGCTTTCGTGGCTTCCGCTCAATGCTTTGCTGTCTCTTGCGATTCAACCGGCGTATACCGCGACTTCGATTTTGTAAGACAACAGAATGTTTGGCTCCATCAGCACAATGCGTCGGGGCTTACGATCTACAATCGCAAGTCCATCTCCACAGGCGAAGTAGGGTTTCAGTACGGCAAAGGTGGACTGATTGACTATTATCAATCGCCACGCACCTTTCAAGTCGGTGCAAATGTAGAGTCGTTCTATCGTCTCAACAAGCGAACGGTAGTCTATGGAAAGATGGAATATGATAATTACACAGGAAAGGAAATGGCAGGTTCGGCGTGGATTGACCCTACCAGACGACCATTCGACATCACGGAAGACTCGCTTACCAACATCGGAAAGAAGCATCGTGATACCTATCAACTGATTGGCGCATTTGGAATCGACCTTTACAAAGGATTCTCACTCGGTGCAAGGCTTGACTACACGGCTGCCAATTATGCCAAATACAAAGATCTCAGACACAAAAACTCTCTGTTGGATATGACCGTTACCGTGGGACTGATGGCACCCGTCGGCAACTTTATGAAAATCGGTGCGAACTATTATTACCACCGAAACACGGAGAGTTTGAAATTCAGCGAATACGGAAAGACGGAACGCACCTACAAGTCGCTCATCAATTATGGCGTGTTCATCGGCGATATTGAGCAGTTCAGCAATTCAGGGCTTACCGACAAGAACAATGAGTTTCCGATTCTGGACCAAAGCCACGGTGCCGATGTGCAACTGTCGTTCCATTTCGGCAGTTTTTCCTTCTTCAACAATATGCTTTTCGCACATCGGCAAGGCTATTATGGTAAGGATTCTCCTTATACAATCATCTTCACGCGCCACCATTCCAACATTTATAAATACGATGGACAGTTGGCGTGGCAGCAAACTCGCCATCTACATCAGCTAAATGTAAGTATGGAGGTAGAGAATCTCGTTAATGAAAAGCAGTCTTACCGTTCCGTAACGGAAGAAACAGGCACCAGTTATTACGAATATTACGACCCCATTAAGACTGCCAACAAGCTGTGGGCGAACACTCGTATAGCTTATTCGGGCTATTACAACATCAACGGCGACCTGCCAACAACAACTTTGCAACTCGGTGTAGACTTGATGCGCCGAAAGCAAACGGCATATTACTATCCATATTTCCGCAGACAGGAACTGCGCAGTACAGAGATTTTTATGCAGGCGTCGCACAATTTCCCGATTGGAAAACAGCTTCTCACTCTGTCGTTAGGTGGAAGCTATCTCAACGGCAGCGGAAATCTATTTGAAGACGGCACTTTCATCACGCCATCCGACAAGCAGACTGGTATGAACACGATGATTCCCTACCTCTATCGTGAGTACGATTACCTCACAGCTTCGCGCTATTTGCTCAACGGCTCTGTGAAATACTCGTTCATCATTCCGAAAACCACTCTCCATACCTATGTGCTTGCACAAGTCAATCATCGGAAAGCCGGCAAAATCAGCGAATATACATTAGGGAAAGACCATACCACGCTCCATTTCCGAGTGGGTTGTGTGTTCTAA
- a CDS encoding DUF4876 domain-containing protein, whose amino-acid sequence MKKILLSLLAIAAFALNSSAQGYYMVVTHEDGTVDSVMTTAVKNVSFSMIQDQNADQVIIKELYNGGCPKDVGTDYFQQDKGCILYNNSNKTAVLNNLCFGIIDPYNSQAPSNDWYDANGALRYESEGYIPATGGMWWFQQALVIKPYSQVVVSFMGSIDNTQTHSQSVNYANKDYYCMYDPEAGFHNKNYYPSPSEVIPTSHYLKGALISMQNAWAVSVTSPAFMIFQTKDSSPAAFAANADNEVYAPKWQGTQAFRCLKVPREWVLDGIEIFTTSSTENKKRFTSDIDAGSVSLTNKLGHTLYRNVDKAATEALPENAGKLVTGYAKDPSGIDAEASIKNGAHIIYMDTNNSTNDFHERDKFSIRN is encoded by the coding sequence ATGAAAAAGATTTTACTCTCCTTATTGGCAATCGCTGCATTCGCACTTAACAGCAGCGCACAAGGTTATTATATGGTTGTAACACACGAAGATGGCACAGTCGATTCTGTTATGACCACGGCAGTCAAGAACGTTTCGTTCTCTATGATTCAGGATCAGAATGCCGATCAGGTTATTATCAAGGAACTCTATAATGGTGGTTGTCCGAAAGACGTTGGCACTGATTATTTCCAACAGGACAAGGGCTGTATTCTCTATAACAACAGTAACAAGACTGCCGTTTTGAATAATCTCTGCTTCGGTATCATTGATCCGTACAATTCACAAGCACCATCAAACGATTGGTATGATGCAAACGGTGCGCTTCGCTACGAATCAGAGGGCTACATTCCTGCAACAGGTGGTATGTGGTGGTTCCAACAGGCATTGGTTATCAAGCCTTACTCTCAGGTGGTAGTCAGCTTTATGGGTTCTATCGACAACACACAGACACACAGCCAGTCGGTAAATTACGCCAACAAGGACTATTACTGTATGTATGATCCTGAAGCAGGTTTCCACAACAAGAACTATTACCCTTCTCCATCAGAAGTAATTCCTACTTCTCACTATTTGAAGGGCGCGCTGATTTCTATGCAAAATGCTTGGGCAGTGAGCGTAACATCCCCTGCATTTATGATTTTCCAGACAAAGGATTCCTCTCCGGCTGCCTTCGCTGCCAATGCCGACAATGAGGTTTATGCGCCGAAATGGCAAGGAACACAGGCATTCAGATGTCTGAAAGTGCCAAGAGAATGGGTTCTTGATGGTATAGAAATCTTCACAACCTCATCAACAGAAAACAAAAAGCGTTTCACTTCCGATATTGATGCAGGTTCAGTTTCCCTCACAAACAAGTTAGGACACACCCTGTATCGCAATGTAGACAAGGCTGCAACAGAGGCTTTGCCTGAAAATGCAGGTAAGTTGGTAACCGGCTATGCGAAGGATCCAAGCGGTATTGATGCTGAAGCATCTATCAAGAACGGTGCTCACATTATTTATATGGATACCAACAACTCGACAAACGATTTTCACGAACGCGATAAATTCTCTATCCGCAACTAA